CAATGCTAGTTTCCTTTAGTTTGTTGGTCTTAAAGGCCAGGGATGCAGCAGCTATATTTACATCCTCCAGTTAGCATCCTTGTAGGTCAGCATCACTGCGTGCTTTCAGACCTGTGCATTTAGAAACCTAGTCAGATATGTTTGTCTGTACCGAGGCAGTGGGGAGCACCTTTTCTGTGACCCTCAGTATTTGCTTAGCAAGTTTCTGCTACTCTTGAGCCAACACCCTTAGGTTGCTCCTTCAGGGTGCTGTAGGCAGAGTCTGCCCCAGAAAGAAGTTGCGGTCCTTTGTCCTTCTTGATCTCATCCCCAGAGCCGAAAGGCCTCCACGAAGGGCACTTGCTTTCCCAGCTGATAGTGAACATAGCCTTATCCCACACATTTCTATTCAATCTTAAAGCATAAAAGGATTTATGTCAGTCCAATTAATGCACAACCCTCAACAGACCAGTTCTTAGGATTTCTGCTGCCCTTAGGCAAATCTGCTTCTGGCAAGTGGCTTTAATCTGACTGTTAGTATTGCTTCTGATGGGTAATCAAAGATGGTCTTATGCTAAATAGACCAACCTTGGACTCTTAACTCAGAGGGAGTTGTTGTGTGCCCCTCACTGAGTGGAATTCATTCTTGGTTGCTCTCTGATAAGAATGAGTAGGTTTACAGAGGTGCATCTCTCAGGCTGTCTCTGATGGTGATGACTTCAATCATCCTGAAGGGAAGCCATGGACTCCCTTCACAGCCAGTCCCTGTAGAAGACAGCTGTGGAAAtggctttgtttgtttcatttccaGTGTGATAAAGGGGGCTCGAAGGGAGACATACACAGGAACACTCTGAGTTTCATCCTCTGCTAAATTCTTTGGCTCGGTTCAGGGGTGGGACACTCTGACATGTAAAGTCcttgttaaaagaaaaagaccCCTCCAGGCAGGGATCACAGCATTGATGGGAAAGGCCCATCGGGCTGCATATCCCATGTCTGGCTCCCTCCTGGGTACCTGCCAAAAGGCCAAGTGCACACGCTTTACTCAAATTCGGGGCAGTTTTGCACATGTCTGCTAGTGCGGGGCCAGCTGTCTTCATGTTCTGGGTGACCACATGTACACTGGAGTATATCTCTCACTCTCAGTATTCTCTACCCTGATGGCTTTGCCTTGAGGTCAGGAAATGCTAACTTGCTTGAAATTGTAGCCTGTTCTGTCTTGGGTCCTCAGGCACCCATCACTCCTCTTACGTGCAAGGCAAATGTGGCTGCCGTGACAATGGGATGGCCATACCTCTTTGAAGGACATAGATGATGGATGTTCCATGCAGGGGCGACTAGTTTGGCGAGAGAGGCTGCAATGGGTGGAGTACagagctttctctcttccttgggAGGTTTTGTTCTTTCAGCATCGCACAGAGAGAGTAGGAAGCTGTCCAATCAAGGTCCAGGCTCAGCCTCCCTGTTCTGTGTTCTCATCTGCAAAGAGCAGGGGCAACACCCTTGGTATATGCTGCTTACTGGGTTTAATGAGACGGTCCATGCCAAGCGCTGACACCATTCCACCCATTCGTTTCTCAGCATGTTATTTTGGAAGGGCTGAAACCTCAGGAACATTGAAAAGAAAGGACAATAGATGCCCATTCAGTAGATGCCCACATGCTTGCTTTATTAGTTTCCTCAGGCTGCCATGATAGACTGCCTCAGCCTGCCAGCTTCACAACAGAGGTATTTTCTCACAGTGTCGGCTGCTGGCAGTTCAGGTCGAGGTGTTGTAGGGCTGGTTTCTGGTGAGGCCTCTCCTTCTGGCTTGCAGAAAACATCTTCTCACTATGACCTCATGTGGCCCTCCCCTCTATATATGCACCCCTGCTGTCCCTGTTCCTGTACATAAGGACACCAGCCCTCCTGGATTAGGCACCCACCCCATGATCTCATTTAACTTTCCTTCCTAATCCCCAAATAGTCATACTGGAGCCTAGGGCATCAACACAGATTTGAGGGAACATATAGGTCAGCACATATTTCTGGGGGTTTGTAAGTGGTGTatatgctatgtgtgtgtgtatatgtttgaatGTGCTCGCCATGTGAGCATGAAGGGTAGAGGTTGGTGTTGAGTCTTTTTCTATTGCTTTccactttatttctttaattttaatttattttaaattaaaataagataatcGAAGAAGCATCAGATAATTATATCTTGTcagacacaataaaaacaaagcaaagctgaCACTCCAAATCATTACAAAACTTGTATTTCTGACTCTCTTCCAGACAATGATGTGACTGGAGACAGGACAGGACCCACCTTATTTTGGGGGGACCAGGTCTCTCATTGGACTTGGAACTGCTGTTTTccctagactggctggccagtgaacccccGAGAGCTGCATGATTCTTAGCTGtctgctggggctggggctgcacTACAACACTCAGCtcctgtgtgggttctggagatccaaagtcaggtcctcacacttgcttAGCAAGCAAGCTCCGCACTGAGCCATTGCCCAGCCCCAGTCCTATACGTTTTGATAAGAATACACTCCATCTTTCCACCCTGTGGGTCCTGCATGGGTGAGAATGCATGTGCTGCCTTGTATGGGACATCTCCTACTGGATATGGAGAGTAGAAACCTTCCACTGAATACAATGGGTCTataggtgtgtgcgtgtgtgcatgtagtaGTTAGCAAAGGTTCTATAAGCTTGCTTTGCTATTTGTTCCTTAAAACAATGACTTTTTAGAACTCTAGATAGAActggagggatagctcagcagttaaatgtGCAtgctctcttgcagaggacccgaggtCAGTTCCCtacacccatgtcaggtggctcactaccacctACAACtttagctccagggaatccaacaagcctctgcctctgtgagCACTACACACACGCACTTACCTGCCCATACACGTAACTAAaagtaaaatgattaaaaattcaAAGCTGAAGAAAAACTTTATTTCTGTTAACTTTGCCTTAAGTAACTTCTCTCCATGccagaaaaatatttaatcataCTACATACATAGAATCATagctataaacaaaataaaataaaataaaataaaataaaataaaataaaacaaaacgtaCCCTAGAGAAAGAGTATTGGAAACCCGGAAGTGGGGTGACTAGACTATTGCAAGTAGAAAGCATATAAGGTGTTTTCATAATTCTGTACCAGTCATTACattgtttataaaattaaaatgcatctgggtgtggtgataatacatctgtaatcccagtacttgggagggaaaggcaggaagatcagaaatttaagATCAGTCTTAGATATCGAGTTTCAGCACCCCTggactatatgagaccctgtctcaaaaccataaaaatcaaacaaaagtgCACTTAAATTAATTGAGAATTGAGCAGCATAGCATATTCAAACGTGGCATGCAGCAAATTATATCACATTAACTGGGGGGTTGGTAAGTGGTCACAATGCCCTGATTCTGAGCCAAGTTCTTCTCAGTTCTCTGAGTGTGTCATAGTAGGTGCTTTCTCACACATTGCCTAGGTAAGCACGGTGTGAAGGTATTTCAGCCCTCAGTGGAGAGATTCCATTCAAGTGGTGGGTGATTTGGGGGTTATGCTTCACTGTATCACCAATAAATTATGGAGAACTAACGATATTCAAGAATAGTCCTCACCAGGTGTGCTTgggggcaggaggcaggcagatggatctctctgagtttgaggtcagcctggtctacaaagcaagttccagaacagccaggactacatattgagactctaacaaacaaacagtatAACCTTCAACTTCCAGTCACAGCTTTTCTAACTTATGCCTTTCCCCCAAATACCAAAGGATTCCAGAACTTGTTGACCTTTgtcactgcctgcctgcctgtctgtctgtctgtctattaaaAATCTCCCTGGGAAGTTGAagaaagtgcttgcctggcaagaATGAGGGCTGAGTTAAGTCCCCAGAATGCACATTCAAAACACAACTGGATTGTGGTGTATGcttatacatgcacatgcacacgcacatgcacacgtgcacatgaaAGGGAATTTCctacattaaaaaatgttttcaatgaaTTTCCATATTTCCCTGCTCGCTATTGACCTGCATGAAAAGCCCCACACCCGGACGGTTGAGACTTCCTGTAATGGTTTTCGAAGAAGCAAGGGCATGTATAATGATTACGGAAGGAGCTGCATGGGGTCAGTATGGTTTTGGTGGAGGCGCCTGTTAGCCTTCCGGTGGGGGTCAGATTGGGGCCATTCTGCCTGGATGTGCCTCTATGCGTGGCATCTTGTGAGAACCAATGAAACGATCCATGTTTTCATTGTTGGCAGCACTGGGCTAGGAGGCTCCTGCTCTGCTTCTGAAAGTGTTGCCAGCCTGGACCCGTGCACTGTGTCTCCAGAGGTGGCTGAGCAAGGGGAGCACCCCCAGGAAGCCAGAGGCCCAGAAGGTTCTCCACTGCCCAGATCATCTCTGCCCTGGGAACAGCCGTGCCCCTCAGCCTCCATGCCCTTCACAGAGGGCCCCTCAGAAGGTTGCTTGGCCAGCTCAGAAGCAGAAGCTCCTGAAGACAGCACCCTGACAAATCACCTTAGGATGGAACCCTCCCCCAACATCCCAGGGAACATCTTACCGACATCCACTCCTGAAGTAGATGGCCCCACACAGCACTCAATGGCTGCCAGAACCCCTAGTGCTGAAGGAGACAAAGAGCTGAAGGAAGAGGGACCAAATTCATCCTCCAATCGCACTGGCCAATTGCCAGGAATTTCCCTAGTTCCTCTCCAGGAGCCAAGGACAGAGCTGCTGTCTGGAGAGGGCACTGGGCCTCGTGACTTTGAGTTCCAAAGGAAAGAGGATATGGATGACTGTCCCTCCCCAGAGTCAGCAACCAAAGCCCCTGCTGCCACTCAGCCAGGGATGCAAAACTCAGCTGACCTTGAGTCTCCCCCAAAACTTGAGACTATGGTCCCACAAGATTCAGTCCTAAGATcatcagacagagaaagagatggagtGGAGGTGCTACCTACGTGTTCAGCCAAGAATTTGGAATTTCTCGAAGGCTGCCATCCCTCTAAAAGCAACTCCAGAGCTATCCCTGGATCAGGGACAAGCACTGCCTCCCAGGAAAGCTGCCAGCAGAAAGTGGAAATGCATCTGCCATATGCAGAACTGCCCTCAGGCCCACCAGGTCTTACCACAGCACCAGCAAACAGTGGCTCCTGGAAAGAGACTCTGGACACCAGCGATGCTCAGAGGCAACCACAGACAGGGACATCGGGAACTGAGCTCCAGCAAGTTGTCTGTGTGGCAGCAGCCAGCCAGCTGAATGGGAgcttccttctgagtgctgaggctCCTCTCTTCACTAGAACAGAGGAAACTTCAAGCTCAGCTTCAAGTCCCACTGCACACGCAGCTGCTTGGAATTCGGTTGCCTCAGAAGAATCCACAGAGACTGTTTCTGAGACAAAGATGTCAGTTTCTGCAGATCTGGCTGCCACAGAACAGATGGATACAGGGGTGGCAGAACGGAAGCCAACATCAGATCTTAGAAAAACGCAAGAACAACCAGAAGGTAGCCTCCAGCAGGTTCCTGCACCTTTCTTGCAGGGGCAAAATGATACAGTCCAACAAGGGCTGttgctgccaactttctcccatGGCATTTCAAATGAAAGTTCAGTGGAACCAACTGATGGTCCCAAGGCCCCCAAGAATACTCAAAATAGAGTTGTGGCTAGAGAGGAAAGCAGATCACATGGAGACAACCTTGAGGGacagcaagaagccaccagagCCCTTGCTGGTGCAGAGCCTGGGAACCATGATGAAGAGAAGTCTCAAGCCTTTCACAGCAAGCCCCATCTGGAGACCAAGAAAGGTGAGGTTTCAAAGGCACACAGTAATACAGAGAACAAAATCGTTCCCAGCTCAGACTCAACACAGCCACTTAGACAGGAGGTTGCTGGCCACAGGGATGGGTCCCACTCTGGATCAGCAGAGGTAGTGGGGCAGGTGGTTGCTGAATCCCATGTGACTGACACAGCTACCTCACTGCACAAACTCCATGAGGAGGACCCCATCCTGTCCTCAGCATCAGATGGCACTGGTGAGCACTTTCTTCCCCAAGAAGCCATCTGGGAAAGTTCAAGATCTCAGACCAAAAGCCCAGTCATGCTTCAGGACAGGGGAGGATTGGAAGCAATAGAGTCACTTCCTGCTTTAGAATCTGAGAAAGGAGATTTCCTGCCTGCTACAGCTGCGGAGGAGGTACCCaaagctggggagatggaggATATATTGGAAGTAAAGAAGAGCCACTCACCCTTTCATCCGCCTTTCAGCTGTGATGGGGAAGGCTTGCTGATGTCCCCAGGCCAACCTTGTGGGGTGGAGAAGGTTGAACCTGGACAGGAAGTCCATGCTGATGCGTCATCTCCCCGCAATGGGAAAGACTCAACAATAGGCCATGGACTTGCTGTGCTCAGTCTGGAACAAGACTGTCAGAGAAAACTGTCTTGCCCAGAGGACAGTCTCCCACCATCTCCAAAGAACCGTCTCCAGCCATCTCAACTAGACCCAGAAGCGTCCATCTCTGCTATTCTCTGTGACAAGAACCAACCACCTACAAATGGGCAAAAGGCTTGTCAAAGTGACCCAGGTCTGAAGAAGCAGAGTACAGATCCTTCCTCAATCCTGGTACCTGAGGAAAGGAAGCCTTGGGCAGATGTGAGCTTGTCCACTCAAGGAGGAAACGAGCAGGGGTCAGAGCTTCCCTCCAAAGGCAGCCCATGCAATACTCCAAGTTCATCACCCAAGGATAAAGTTCTGGAAGGAGCACCACCGTCAGAGATGTCAGAACTGTCAACCCCACTGGGACAAGAGTCGCCTGCACTAGGGGGAAATGAGCAAGAGGGCACAGGCAGCAGTAGTCAGCTCTCAGAGATCCCGCCTCCTGCAGCAGCCACCGCTCTTACAGAAAACTTGGGTGGGAAGGATAGTCTCTCTACTGGGCAGGGGCTGAGCAAGTCCCAACAGGAGCTGGATGATGCTTTGCAAATAGGCAGCCTGCGTGAAGAAGCACGTTGTGGGGACTCGGGCCTTTCTGAAGCCGGTGACGTACTGCCTCCGCCTCTGGGCTTGGataagacagagacagcaagtaGAAACAGAGTGGAGGCCCTGCCCTGTCCACCTGACTCAGTAGCTCTCCTGGATACAGCACACTACTCTCCAGACCCAGTGCCTACCAATCCCAGAGTCACACTCACCCAGGATGCCCTAGAGAGCGAGGCCTGTGATGAGGGCCAGAAAGAGTCGGCCCCACAGCTGGAAATGGAGCAGCCGGCCCCCTTGGGTACAGAAGCACAGAGTCCTCTTGGAAGTTTCCAGAAAGCAGAGGAACGAGATGGTAAAGGTGGATCTGCCGAAGTGAACGTCGATGCCAGTGAAGGAGACCCCGGGATGCAGCAGGCTTCAGAGGCACCAGAACCTGCTCTGAGTAGTGGCTTCCTTCAGGCTGACCAGAGCCTCGCCTCCACCCTGAGTGAGCCACGCCAACTTGTGCAGCTTGAGCCCAGCTGCGGGGATGCCTTGCTGCCAGCTGGAGAAACAGACGGGATGCCCAGAAGTTCTGTGGACGTTCTGACACAGCACACTGTTTCAGGCCCACAGAGCCTTCTGCCGGCTGAACCACCTGACACCCCTTACCTGCATATCAATAGTGCTGCCAGGAAGGATGCAGAAGATGGAAGCACGAGAGGAGCCGTTTCCTCTGAGGACCCCGGAGCACCTCATGAAAGTCCTGTAAAGGAGCCTCCACCTGCTTTGGAAAATGACACCCTTGAAAAGACACCTGCTGTCTCCTTCACCACAGTCTTGCAACCAGGAACTGCAGATGGGGACATCTCTGCAGCGGGGGATGGTAATAGTATCGGTATCCCCCAAGCTGGAACCACTGAGGGGCACGTGAGTTTCATGCCCTACCTGGACAGGATGCCTCTCCCGGTCAGAGACGAGCAGATGGCAAGGGAGATGCATGTGGCTGCTGCTCCAGAAGCAAATGCCAGGCCCTCTGAGATCGCAGCATGCCCTGCCAGTGAGGAtgcagcaggagagagagaggggaacagGGAGAGGCCAGTAGAACTTACCCCAGATCTGAGGGTTGTTGCATCAGGTAGCGAGGGTGCAAGCTCCAAGCAGACCAGCATAATAGCGGGGCTTCCTGATTTTAGGGAGCATATCACCAAGATCTTTGAGCAGTCTGTGCTTGGAGCCCTGGCTGCTGACCGGCCCCATAGTAAAAAGTCAGGAGTTCCAAGGAATGTGCTGTTTGAGGGTCCTGATGTCTCACTGAACTCAGAGAAGCTTCTAGATGGGGCACAAGGAGTGGCTGCTGCCCTTCTCCCTGTACCTCCTGCAGGACTCCAGGTTGAGAAGAAGCAAGAGTCAGCTGTTGAGGCTGAGAGTTCTCATCAAGTACCCCAGGATCCAGCATCAGAGAAGATGATGGGTCTGGTGGGGACAGCCTTGGAGGAGAGCAGGCCAGGTGCCAGTGTTGAAGGAGAGAGGACTGGAGAGCCTGTTCAGGGAACTCAGGCTCACTCACAGCAGGCAAGAAGCAGGCAGGAATTAACAGTGGGCCTTCCCTCTTCTGCAGCTGTTCAGGGGCTACCAGCAGAAAGAGCCCCTGACTTCCCTGTGGCTCCCCAGAGCCATGCAGATGTAGATGAGGCTTCTGCTCAAGGTGACAAAAGCCATTCCATAAAAGAGCACCTGGAAACATTGCCCAGCAACGGTCAACAAAGAGAAGATGGTACCTGGGACCCTACTCACACCAAGGGTCTAACTAATCTATCAGGATCCCCCTGTGCCCTGAATGGCTCTTCTCATGGAAGTGTTTTGAATGTGCCTGAACCTATCAGTGAGCCCTTGATCCCTTCCACACTTGAGGGTGACAGACAGATTGAAGCTGCTGTCAGTACTGCAAACATGCAAAATATGCTGGGCAACCAGGATGCCCCCAAAATGCTGGCTGGAGGAGTGTTGACTACTCCCCTGGATCCCAGCAAAATGGCAAGAGCTGctgaggaagcagaaggtgaTGTCACACCAAGCAGGGCTGAGACGTGGGCATGTGCGTCTGGTGACCTCCTTGAAACAGGTACTACAAGGATGCTTCCCGGTGTGGCAGGTAACTCAGCACATCCTGGGAGCTTTCAGGACTCAGGATGTTCTAACAGGGCTCAGGTGATGGAGGAGGATGCAGCCACCCTTCAAGGGGACAGCCAGGTTGAAGACCAGCAAGCCAAGCAACAGCTGGGCCCTCAGCTCCCTACTCCTGTAGGGCATGGGAAGCCGAGTATCTCTTCTCCTCCAGAGCCTGATGAGAGCAAAGATGAAAAGCTGCACCTGGTGGCTCCAGAAGAACTCCTCAGTGACAGGTACATGGGTGCAATGCCTATAGGTTCAGATCCAGTATGATCCCTACTCTCATGCTAAGTGAATCAAACTGACGGGAAATTTTCAGGAGGCCCAGTTTCCTGTATGGGAAGGGTTAAGTGGCCCCATTTACCCTCTCTGGATTGCTAGGATTTTGAAAAGGGGCGCATGTGCGGGCGCGGTGGGGGGGATGGTGTTTGGAGGCATGGGAGCTATTTGGATGACACGTCTTTCCTTGTGCTAATTCATCTGAAACCACTGGAAAAGCGTGAAGCGTTGACTGGCTGTGCGTGATTGGGTGATAGGCTGCAGGCAGTCATGTTTTCTGGAGTTCAGACACAGCTGCTTTCAAATGTGGAATCGTTTTAGGTGCAAGGGCCCTATGTGATTCAAAGCAGCAGCTCCTAGCTCCTGGCTGCCTAaagcttccttctcttcttcctaaaGATATTGGTGTAGTGGCCGTTGAGTCTTTATTGGGGACTGTACTTTTTAACATAGGATTTTGGCTCTCTCCAAGTATCTGATCCTAGCAACCACTTTTTTTCCTTGTCTCAGAAAGAGCCCAGGGCCTGGCCCGGCCACTTTACCTTCAGTTCCTGAGGCATGCGTTCCGAAAGGCTttccagcagaggccagagatctgggaggagtaGAAAGGTCAGTGACACAAAACCCGTGGCA
This Mus musculus strain C57BL/6J chromosome 7, GRCm38.p6 C57BL/6J DNA region includes the following protein-coding sequences:
- the Tacc2 gene encoding transforming acidic coiled-coil-containing protein 2 isoform X1, translating into MGNENSTSDHQEDAASRNTILWPPSPDPPQRTSSVQSPRSLQPPGKSQSLQKQQGDLPGSCAGSTGLGGSCSASESVASLDPCTVSPEVAEQGEHPQEARGPEGSPLPRSSLPWEQPCPSASMPFTEGPSEGCLASSEAEAPEDSTLTNHLRMEPSPNIPGNILPTSTPEVDGPTQHSMAARTPSAEGDKELKEEGPNSSSNRTGQLPGISLVPLQEPRTELLSGEGTGPRDFEFQRKEDMDDCPSPESATKAPAATQPGMQNSADLESPPKLETMVPQDSVLRSSDRERDGVEVLPTCSAKNLEFLEGCHPSKSNSRAIPGSGTSTASQESCQQKVEMHLPYAELPSGPPGLTTAPANSGSWKETLDTSDAQRQPQTGTSGTELQQVVCVAAASQLNGSFLLSAEAPLFTRTEETSSSASSPTAHAAAWNSVASEESTETVSETKMSVSADLAATEQMDTGVAERKPTSDLRKTQEQPEGSLQQVPAPFLQGQNDTVQQGLLLPTFSHGISNESSVEPTDGPKAPKNTQNRVVAREESRSHGDNLEGQQEATRALAGAEPGNHDEEKSQAFHSKPHLETKKGEVSKAHSNTENKIVPSSDSTQPLRQEVAGHRDGSHSGSAEVVGQVVAESHVTDTATSLHKLHEEDPILSSASDGTGEHFLPQEAIWESSRSQTKSPVMLQDRGGLEAIESLPALESEKGDFLPATAAEEVPKAGEMEDILEVKKSHSPFHPPFSCDGEGLLMSPGQPCGVEKVEPGQEVHADASSPRNGKDSTIGHGLAVLSLEQDCQRKLSCPEDSLPPSPKNRLQPSQLDPEASISAILCDKNQPPTNGQKACQSDPGLKKQSTDPSSILVPEERKPWADVSLSTQGGNEQGSELPSKGSPCNTPSSSPKDKVLEGAPPSEMSELSTPLGQESPALGGNEQEGTGSSSQLSEIPPPAAATALTENLGGKDSLSTGQGLSKSQQELDDALQIGSLREEARCGDSGLSEAGDVLPPPLGLDKTETASRNRVEALPCPPDSVALLDTAHYSPDPVPTNPRVTLTQDALESEACDEGQKESAPQLEMEQPAPLGTEAQSPLGSFQKAEERDGKGGSAEVNVDASEGDPGMQQASEAPEPALSSGFLQADQSLASTLSEPRQLVQLEPSCGDALLPAGETDGMPRSSVDVLTQHTVSGPQSLLPAEPPDTPYLHINSAARKDAEDGSTRGAVSSEDPGAPHESPVKEPPPALENDTLEKTPAVSFTTVLQPGTADGDISAAGDGNSIGIPQAGTTEGHVSFMPYLDRMPLPVRDEQMAREMHVAAAPEANARPSEIAACPASEDAAGEREGNRERPVELTPDLRVVASGSEGASSKQTSIIAGLPDFREHITKIFEQSVLGALAADRPHSKKSGVPRNVLFEGPDVSLNSEKLLDGAQGVAAALLPVPPAGLQVEKKQESAVEAESSHQVPQDPASEKMMGLVGTALEESRPGASVEGERTGEPVQGTQAHSQQARSRQELTVGLPSSAAVQGLPAERAPDFPVAPQSHADVDEASAQGDKSHSIKEHLETLPSNGQQREDGTWDPTHTKGLTNLSGSPCALNGSSHGSVLNVPEPISEPLIPSTLEGDRQIEAAVSTANMQNMLGNQDAPKMLAGGVLTTPLDPSKMARAAEEAEGDVTPSRAETWACASGDLLETGTTRMLPGVAGNSAHPGSFQDSGCSNRAQVMEEDAATLQGDSQVEDQQAKQQLGPQLPTPVGHGKPSISSPPEPDESKDEKLHLVAPEELLSDRKSPGPGPATLPSVPEACVPKGFPAEARDLGGVESIPGTDDVIQPAAPVDPGHPPLADSSHHGDAVSSVSTHLTVQSASPSAARASPAPLAPEHTASAPSAAGPGVEVTPTASPQHLAKNEPRSSDSEEAFETPESTTPVKAPPAPPPPPPEVTPEPEVIDPPAPEEPGCISEPPVVVPDGPRSSESVEGSPFRPSHSSSAVFDEDKPIASSGTYNLDFDSIELVDNFQSLEPCSADSKGQECKVSTRRKSTESVPPSKSTLSRSLSLQASDFDGASCPGSPEAGTLTTDACGTGSNSASSTLKRTKKTRPPSLKKKQATKKPTETPPVKETQQEPGEESPVPSEEHLAPETKTESATPEGAGCTLSDDTPLESPAVPTATCPLTLESAEDVSPLVSGGGRVQNSPPVGRKSVPLTTASEAVEVTLSDSGGQEDLPAKGLSVRLEFDYSEDKGSWESQQENAPPTKKIGKKPVAKMPLRRPKMKKTPEKLDNTPASPPRSPTEPSDTPIAKGTYTFDIDKWDDPNFNPFSSTSKMQESPKLSQQSYNFDPDACEESLDPFKASSKTPSSPSKSPASFEIPASTTEADGDGLNKPAKKKKTPLKTDTFRVKKSPKRSPLSDPPSQDPTPAATPEAPSAISTVVHATDEEKLAVTSQKWTCMTVDLDADKQDFPQPSDLSNFVNETKFNSPSEGKQLGGQPDPHLALENTVPRGQRARKGTCQPELDYRNSYEIEYMEKLGSSLPQDDDTPKKQALYLMFDTPQESPVKSPPVRMSDSPTPCSGSSFEDTEALVNAATKLQHPVARGLPSSQEPLLQVPEKPSQKELEAMALGTPAEAIEITAPEGAFASADTLLSRLAHPASLCGALGYLEPDLAEKNPPVFAQKLQEELEFAVMRIEALKLARQIALASRSRQDTKREAAHPPDVSISKTALYSRIGSTEVEKPPGLLFQQPDLDSALQVARAEVIAKEREVSEWRDKYEESRREVVEMRKIVAEYEKTIAQMIGKPEDEQREKSISHQTVQQLVLEKEQALADLNSVEKSLADLFRRYEKMKEVLEGFRKNEEVLKKCAQEYLSRVKKEEQRYQALKVHAEEKLDRANAEIAQVRGKAQQEQAAYQASLRKEQLRVDALERTLEQKNKEIEELTKICDELIAKMGKS